The following proteins are encoded in a genomic region of Methanoculleus oceani:
- a CDS encoding indolepyruvate oxidoreductase subunit beta produces the protein MKPSFDILIVGIGGQGTVLASNVLGEACIIENRTVRSAETHGMAQRGGSVESHIRIDGQFGSLIVPGTADLLIAFDLLEALRYRHYLPAGGRLVVNRHLVVPTSVYQQNLDVPDEESILAALADLDVACIDAAGLAEEAGSVLSQNIVMLGAASSDIPLRSETLEEAVRRCVPKKTVEVNAAAFRLGREKGAGTP, from the coding sequence ATGAAACCCTCGTTCGACATCCTGATCGTCGGGATCGGCGGCCAGGGGACCGTTCTCGCCTCGAACGTCCTCGGCGAGGCATGCATCATCGAGAACCGGACCGTCCGGAGCGCCGAGACCCACGGCATGGCGCAGCGCGGCGGGTCGGTGGAGAGCCACATCCGCATCGACGGGCAGTTCGGCTCCCTGATCGTGCCGGGGACTGCCGATCTCCTGATCGCCTTCGACCTCCTCGAGGCCCTCCGCTACCGCCACTACCTCCCGGCCGGCGGGAGGCTCGTGGTGAACCGGCACCTGGTCGTCCCCACGTCGGTCTACCAGCAGAACCTGGACGTGCCCGACGAGGAGAGCATCCTCGCCGCGCTCGCCGACCTCGACGTAGCCTGCATCGACGCCGCAGGCCTCGCCGAAGAGGCGGGGAGCGTCCTCTCGCAGAACATCGTGATGCTCGGGGCCGCGTCGAGCGACATCCCTCTCCGGTCCGAGACCCTCGAAGAAGCGGTGCGGCGGTGCGTCCCCAAAAAGACCGTCGAGGTCAACGCCGCGGCCTTCCGGCTCGGACGGGAGAAGGGGGCCGGCACGCCCTGA
- a CDS encoding methyltransferase domain-containing protein yields MSERDTIAALKSLAGAKPEFRLSELQKDQGAGQSLERLAGEVRPHLDGLGLTLSPAGDDYVVGRRPAEQFTVDDAGRERQLAFFEKPEVPDYIQQLVESYIAKKTAKSWDDPVVLDRMANAILAQKSQYWKERQVSYRKAYPVLGYLAYHAPVYLVQFEHIFWQVITQGLAKPHMRILDLGTGPGVVPLAVIDLLGRIGSGSAEVYAVERSEEHLEAYNALVPAAAAAHGNAVQVHKPIRGDIEALTGKDLPDRIDLMVFSNVLNELRHLDIDRRADLVARLAERLAPDGTIVVVEPADLANSTAMRRTVRAIADRGLAVHSPCSFIWGTACNPERCWTFEQKGDIRPTRLMERLAGGANAYRFTNVDIKYSSALLRKDEKTQHAYRVPPGAKFARFSHLNRHRDKKINVVAALISGNLGDNRTKVYKVCDGTPRDPVYAVIPATLRGPLRGALRNIPYGAIVQFYGVLVRFNRDHNAYNLVVLPGTRIEQVGCPAGEAAGTETVEEEPGAPADARPPKNPSRERRWGVRPGKQVTPRPRLHGTGKRS; encoded by the coding sequence ATGAGCGAGCGGGATACCATTGCAGCACTGAAAAGCCTTGCAGGCGCAAAGCCCGAGTTCCGGCTCTCGGAACTGCAAAAAGACCAGGGGGCCGGGCAGTCGCTCGAACGCCTTGCCGGGGAAGTCCGCCCGCACCTCGACGGCCTCGGCCTCACCCTCAGCCCCGCCGGCGACGACTACGTGGTCGGCCGCCGCCCGGCAGAGCAGTTCACGGTCGACGATGCCGGGCGCGAGCGCCAGCTCGCGTTCTTCGAAAAGCCGGAGGTGCCTGACTACATCCAGCAGCTGGTCGAGTCCTACATCGCGAAGAAGACCGCCAAGTCCTGGGACGACCCGGTCGTGCTCGACCGGATGGCGAACGCCATCCTCGCCCAGAAGAGCCAGTACTGGAAAGAGCGGCAGGTGAGTTACCGGAAGGCCTACCCGGTCCTCGGCTACCTGGCCTACCACGCGCCCGTCTACCTGGTGCAGTTCGAGCACATCTTCTGGCAGGTCATCACCCAGGGGCTTGCGAAGCCGCACATGCGCATCCTCGATCTGGGCACCGGGCCGGGAGTCGTGCCGCTCGCCGTCATCGACCTTCTCGGAAGGATCGGCAGCGGTTCGGCCGAGGTCTACGCAGTCGAGCGCTCCGAAGAGCACCTCGAGGCCTACAACGCCCTCGTCCCGGCAGCGGCAGCGGCGCATGGAAACGCCGTGCAGGTGCATAAGCCCATCCGCGGGGATATCGAAGCGCTCACGGGCAAGGACCTGCCCGACCGGATAGACCTCATGGTCTTCTCGAACGTCTTGAACGAGCTCCGCCACCTCGATATCGACCGGCGTGCCGACCTCGTCGCCCGTCTCGCCGAACGGCTCGCGCCCGACGGGACGATCGTCGTCGTGGAGCCGGCGGACCTTGCCAACTCGACCGCCATGCGCCGGACCGTGCGCGCGATCGCGGACCGGGGCCTTGCCGTCCACAGCCCCTGCTCGTTCATCTGGGGCACCGCCTGCAACCCCGAGCGGTGCTGGACCTTCGAGCAGAAAGGCGATATTCGCCCGACCCGGCTGATGGAGCGCCTCGCAGGAGGGGCGAACGCCTACCGGTTCACGAACGTCGATATCAAGTACTCCTCGGCGCTCCTGCGGAAGGATGAAAAGACGCAGCACGCCTACCGGGTCCCGCCGGGAGCAAAGTTCGCCCGCTTCTCTCACCTCAACCGGCACCGTGACAAGAAGATCAACGTCGTCGCCGCACTGATCTCTGGCAACCTCGGGGATAACCGGACGAAGGTCTACAAGGTCTGCGACGGGACGCCGAGAGACCCGGTCTACGCCGTGATCCCGGCGACCCTCCGCGGCCCGCTGCGTGGCGCGCTCCGGAACATTCCCTACGGGGCCATCGTGCAGTTCTACGGGGTGCTCGTCCGCTTCAACCGCGACCACAACGCCTACAACCTGGTGGTCCTGCCGGGGACCCGGATCGAGCAGGTCGGGTGCCCGGCGGGCGAGGCTGCCGGGACGGAGACGGTGGAGGAGGAGCCCGGGGCTCCCGCAGATGCCCGGCCCCCGAAGAACCCTTCTCGTGAGAGGAGATGGGGCGTCCGGCCGGGAAAGCAGGTTACGCCCCGCCCCCGCCTGCACGGAACGGGCAAACGCTCCTGA
- a CDS encoding DNA-directed DNA polymerase: protein MSIPATLEDFGKVRIGIHQVEYSVGVDIPVIHVFGRDASGKAVRVNVTGFRPYFYAPADQADGRSLPQGVDPEPGTTYRSIRGDPLRRLYTRRPGDVRTVRDDFMQHYEADIPFTTRFMIDCGLTAGVELPAGTVELPDGTFEVEYHDLVPADIKAPARTCIMDIECVDEQGFPEPERDPIICVTCWDSFDGDYTTLLWQSGGVPGDAPELSLHERHRVVRYPDEKAMLRGLIDYVRERDPDILSGWNFVEFDIPYILQRMATLDMRAEDLARLPGQTERNAVRGRAVFDLLSAYRKMHQAQKESYRLDAIAGEELGVTKVRYSGTITALWRSDPARLVEYNCRDVELCVGIDQKNNIIEFYREISRYVGCPLDRTLNSSNVIDIYVLRKASGTFVLPSKGLAAGDEFEGATVFEPATGLRENVVVLDLKSLYPMAMMTINASPETKNPDGELRAPNGVRFSREPDGLTRSILAELLGERDERKRLRNQYPFGSAEYVLYDLQQNVLKVIMNSYYGVSGYTRFRLYDREIGSAVTSVGRAIIRHTRDVITDLGYTVIYGDTDSCMVEVPPAGLEETIARAREIEARLNVSYGDFAKTELNADTHYFSIKFEKVYRRFFQAGKKKRYAGHLVWKEGKDVDEVDVVGFEIRRSDSPQITREVQRAVLEMILRGDAFSDVQAYLRDVIRKYRRGEYSLDEAGIPGGIGKNLESYENDDAHIRGAKYSNEYLGTDFKRGSKPKRVYIKTVTAKYPRTDVVCFEYADQVPPEFVVDWETMLEKTLKGPLSRIIEPLGWDWHDVDPSRTTLFDFGM, encoded by the coding sequence ATGAGCATACCGGCCACCCTGGAAGACTTCGGGAAGGTCCGGATCGGCATCCACCAGGTGGAGTACAGCGTCGGTGTCGATATCCCGGTCATCCACGTCTTCGGCCGGGACGCCTCCGGGAAGGCTGTCAGGGTCAATGTGACCGGTTTTCGGCCTTACTTCTACGCACCCGCCGACCAGGCGGACGGCCGATCCCTCCCGCAGGGGGTCGACCCGGAGCCCGGGACGACCTACCGCTCCATTCGCGGCGACCCGCTCCGGCGGCTCTACACCCGGCGCCCCGGCGACGTCCGTACCGTCCGTGATGACTTTATGCAGCACTATGAGGCCGATATCCCGTTTACCACCCGGTTCATGATCGACTGCGGTCTTACCGCCGGTGTTGAACTGCCGGCCGGTACCGTCGAACTGCCCGACGGAACCTTCGAGGTCGAGTATCACGACCTCGTGCCGGCCGATATCAAGGCTCCCGCCAGGACCTGTATCATGGATATCGAGTGCGTGGACGAGCAGGGGTTCCCTGAGCCCGAACGCGACCCGATCATCTGCGTCACCTGCTGGGACTCCTTCGACGGGGACTATACGACACTCCTCTGGCAGTCCGGCGGGGTGCCGGGCGATGCGCCCGAACTCAGTCTCCACGAGCGGCACCGGGTCGTCCGGTACCCGGACGAGAAGGCGATGCTCCGGGGACTCATCGACTACGTCAGGGAGCGCGACCCCGACATCCTCTCGGGCTGGAACTTCGTGGAGTTCGATATCCCCTATATTCTGCAACGGATGGCGACACTCGATATGCGGGCCGAGGACCTCGCGCGCCTTCCCGGGCAGACCGAACGGAACGCCGTTCGCGGGAGGGCTGTCTTCGACCTTCTTTCCGCCTACCGGAAGATGCACCAGGCCCAGAAGGAGTCCTACCGGCTCGATGCGATCGCCGGGGAGGAACTCGGGGTGACGAAGGTCCGCTACAGCGGGACGATCACGGCGCTCTGGCGGTCCGACCCGGCACGACTCGTGGAGTACAACTGCCGGGACGTCGAGCTCTGCGTCGGGATCGATCAGAAGAACAACATCATCGAGTTTTACCGGGAGATATCCCGGTATGTCGGGTGCCCGCTCGACCGGACGCTGAACTCGTCGAACGTCATCGATATCTACGTTCTGCGGAAGGCATCCGGGACGTTCGTCCTCCCCTCGAAGGGGCTCGCCGCCGGGGACGAGTTCGAGGGGGCGACCGTCTTTGAGCCCGCCACCGGTCTAAGGGAGAACGTGGTGGTCCTCGACCTGAAATCGCTCTACCCGATGGCGATGATGACGATCAACGCCTCGCCCGAGACGAAGAACCCGGACGGCGAACTGCGGGCGCCGAACGGCGTCCGATTCTCCCGCGAGCCGGACGGGTTGACACGGAGCATCCTCGCCGAACTCCTCGGTGAGCGGGACGAGCGCAAACGCCTGCGCAATCAGTACCCCTTCGGGTCGGCGGAATACGTCCTCTACGACCTCCAGCAGAACGTCCTGAAGGTGATCATGAACTCCTACTACGGGGTCTCGGGCTACACCCGGTTCAGACTCTACGACCGTGAGATCGGGTCGGCCGTCACCTCGGTCGGCCGGGCGATCATCCGGCACACCCGCGACGTCATCACCGATCTCGGCTACACGGTTATCTACGGCGACACCGACTCCTGCATGGTCGAGGTTCCGCCGGCGGGTCTCGAAGAGACCATCGCGCGGGCGAGGGAGATCGAGGCGCGGCTGAACGTGAGTTACGGCGACTTCGCGAAGACCGAACTGAACGCCGATACGCACTACTTCTCCATCAAGTTCGAGAAGGTCTACCGCCGCTTCTTCCAGGCCGGCAAGAAGAAGCGCTACGCCGGGCACCTGGTCTGGAAGGAGGGCAAGGACGTCGACGAGGTCGATGTCGTCGGGTTCGAGATCCGGCGGAGCGACTCTCCGCAGATCACCCGGGAGGTGCAGCGCGCCGTCCTCGAGATGATCCTCCGCGGGGACGCGTTTTCCGACGTGCAGGCATACCTGCGCGACGTCATCAGGAAGTATCGCCGGGGGGAGTACTCCCTCGACGAGGCCGGTATTCCCGGCGGGATCGGGAAGAACCTGGAGAGTTACGAGAACGACGACGCCCATATCCGGGGCGCCAAGTACTCGAACGAGTACCTCGGGACCGACTTCAAGCGGGGCAGCAAGCCCAAACGGGTCTACATCAAGACCGTCACGGCGAAATACCCGCGCACAGACGTGGTCTGCTTCGAGTACGCCGACCAGGTGCCGCCGGAGTTCGTCGTCGACTGGGAGACGATGCTTGAGAAGACGCTCAAAGGGCCCCTCTCGCGGATCATCGAGCCGCTCGGGTGGGACTGGCACGACGTCGACCCCTCGAGGACGACGCTCTTTGACTTTGGGATGTAA
- the iorA gene encoding indolepyruvate ferredoxin oxidoreductase subunit alpha produces MAVRYLLGNEGIAHACLEANIDFASGYPGTPSSEVIDILRVQEERPFTVEWSTNEKVAFENALAAAWCGLRALCTMKHVGLNVAADPLMTSAYTGVTGGFVVLCADDPFAHSSQNEQDTRRYAHFARLPCLDPASVQEAHDMLQDAFGLSEEFGLPVIFRPTTRICHSKGDVDLGEVGTEHRTAAFHRDPKQYVVIPAHTRVLHKVLNEKQPALKKRLVELGYNRHTIRGSTAVVASGVAAAYVQEVLGDDVSLAVVGAYPIDEEWLRDFVDRHEKILVVEELAPVVEEAVRQVATKTEVFGKINGTVPYEGEFSPATVAAALAKAGITPTVTYPAATPVPGVPPRPPILCAGCMHRPTFYAMRKVFRDAIFPSDIGCYTLGLQLGAVDTTICMGASITVGSGISRSGEEHPVVCTIGDSTFLHTGMPGLLNAVYNGADMVVVILDNRITAMTGHQPNPNTGMTATGVESTPISLDAICRSCGVSWVETVDPYDLPVLLDTFRRAKERKGVRVIIAKQPCVITARKSGIKRKAYAVDPERCTGCGACRSFGCPAIAFAGKNATITELCAGCGVCADICPSGAIGTEGRQ; encoded by the coding sequence ATGGCAGTACGATACCTACTCGGGAACGAGGGCATTGCGCACGCGTGTCTGGAGGCGAACATCGATTTTGCCAGCGGCTACCCCGGGACGCCGTCATCCGAAGTGATCGACATCCTCCGGGTGCAGGAGGAGCGCCCCTTCACCGTGGAGTGGTCCACGAACGAGAAGGTCGCCTTCGAGAACGCGCTCGCCGCCGCCTGGTGCGGTCTCCGCGCACTCTGCACCATGAAGCATGTCGGGCTGAACGTGGCGGCCGACCCCCTGATGACGAGCGCATACACCGGGGTTACGGGAGGATTCGTCGTCCTCTGTGCAGACGACCCCTTCGCGCACAGCTCCCAGAACGAGCAGGATACCCGTCGTTACGCGCACTTCGCCCGGCTCCCCTGCCTCGACCCGGCATCGGTCCAGGAGGCGCACGACATGCTGCAGGACGCCTTCGGCCTCTCCGAGGAGTTCGGCCTCCCGGTCATCTTCCGCCCCACCACCCGGATCTGCCACTCGAAAGGCGACGTCGACCTTGGAGAGGTCGGCACCGAGCACCGGACCGCCGCCTTCCACCGCGACCCGAAGCAGTACGTGGTCATCCCCGCGCACACCCGGGTTCTGCATAAAGTTCTGAACGAAAAACAGCCGGCGCTTAAGAAGCGGCTGGTCGAACTCGGCTACAACCGCCACACCATCCGGGGCAGCACCGCAGTCGTCGCGAGCGGCGTCGCCGCCGCCTACGTCCAGGAGGTTCTTGGGGACGACGTCTCGCTCGCGGTCGTCGGCGCCTACCCGATCGATGAGGAGTGGCTCCGGGACTTCGTCGACCGGCACGAGAAGATCCTCGTCGTCGAAGAACTCGCCCCGGTCGTCGAAGAGGCGGTGCGCCAGGTGGCGACGAAGACGGAGGTCTTCGGCAAGATAAACGGCACGGTCCCGTACGAAGGGGAGTTCAGCCCGGCGACCGTTGCCGCCGCTCTCGCAAAGGCAGGGATTACCCCCACCGTGACCTACCCTGCGGCCACACCGGTCCCGGGGGTGCCGCCCCGCCCGCCGATCCTCTGCGCCGGGTGCATGCACCGGCCGACGTTCTACGCGATGCGGAAGGTCTTCCGCGACGCCATCTTCCCAAGCGACATCGGGTGCTACACCCTCGGCCTCCAGCTCGGGGCGGTGGACACCACCATCTGCATGGGCGCCTCGATCACCGTCGGGAGCGGCATCTCCCGGTCGGGGGAGGAGCACCCCGTCGTCTGCACCATCGGCGACTCGACGTTCCTGCACACGGGGATGCCGGGGCTTTTAAACGCCGTCTACAACGGCGCCGACATGGTCGTCGTCATCCTGGACAACCGGATCACCGCGATGACCGGCCACCAGCCCAACCCCAACACCGGAATGACGGCCACGGGCGTTGAGAGCACGCCGATATCGCTCGACGCGATCTGCCGGTCGTGCGGGGTATCCTGGGTCGAGACGGTCGACCCCTACGACCTCCCTGTGCTCCTCGACACCTTCCGCCGGGCGAAGGAGCGCAAGGGCGTCCGGGTGATCATCGCGAAACAGCCCTGCGTCATCACCGCACGGAAAAGCGGGATCAAGCGCAAGGCGTATGCGGTCGACCCCGAGCGATGCACGGGCTGCGGTGCCTGCCGGTCGTTCGGCTGCCCGGCGATCGCGTTTGCCGGGAAGAACGCGACGATCACCGAACTCTGCGCCGGGTGCGGCGTCTGCGCGGACATCTGTCCATCGGGTGCTATCGGTACGGAGGGACGGCAATGA
- a CDS encoding carbohydrate-binding domain-containing protein translates to MKHLAVIILVLLLIPSGAQALTFLGGDQQVIDTPIPDDVVASGGSVTVSAPVDSLTVAGGTVRVDAPVAGDIIAAGGTLILNGDVGGKVLAAGGEIELNGNATNALVTGGTVRIGEDAVIERDAFISAGEVTNAGSVLRNLTVSGGTFSNTGTAGNVTFEEQEEPGPLLPGLFSVLLAIGFLILGLILIRIFPDLFAAVVRQVEGSPILLTVLGFVAIVVSAIILLIVAVTIIGLPLALVGGLLFIVALMLSSLFVAYALGDVIASRAGWKPGRAWIFVLGFVILQILIFIPLLGAIVQVVAVSLGYGGLLYALRSVCPFRAGGGGA, encoded by the coding sequence ATGAAACATCTGGCAGTGATCATCCTCGTCCTGCTGCTCATCCCGTCCGGAGCCCAGGCGCTCACCTTCCTCGGCGGGGACCAGCAGGTGATCGACACACCCATCCCCGACGACGTGGTCGCCTCGGGCGGGTCCGTGACCGTCAGCGCTCCCGTTGACAGCCTGACGGTTGCCGGGGGCACGGTGAGGGTGGATGCGCCGGTCGCCGGCGACATCATCGCCGCGGGAGGCACCCTGATCCTCAACGGCGACGTCGGCGGGAAGGTGCTCGCCGCCGGGGGCGAGATCGAACTGAACGGGAACGCGACGAACGCTCTCGTCACCGGGGGCACGGTCCGGATCGGCGAAGACGCCGTCATCGAGCGCGACGCGTTCATCTCCGCGGGCGAGGTCACGAACGCCGGATCGGTCCTGCGTAACCTGACGGTATCGGGCGGGACCTTCAGCAACACCGGCACGGCCGGGAACGTGACGTTCGAGGAGCAGGAGGAGCCGGGACCGCTGCTGCCGGGCCTCTTCTCGGTGCTGCTTGCCATCGGGTTCCTCATCCTCGGGCTCATCCTCATCAGGATATTCCCCGACCTGTTCGCGGCGGTGGTCCGGCAGGTCGAGGGGAGCCCGATCCTTCTCACGGTTCTCGGATTCGTCGCGATCGTCGTATCGGCGATCATTCTCCTCATCGTCGCCGTCACGATCATCGGTCTCCCCCTCGCGCTCGTCGGCGGGCTGCTCTTCATCGTCGCCCTGATGCTCTCGTCGCTCTTCGTCGCATATGCCCTCGGGGACGTCATCGCCTCCCGGGCAGGATGGAAGCCGGGGCGTGCCTGGATCTTCGTCCTGGGATTCGTGATCCTGCAGATCCTCATCTTCATCCCGCTGCTCGGGGCGATCGTTCAGGTCGTCGCGGTCAGCCTCGGCTACGGCGGGCTGCTCTACGCGCTCAGGAGCGTTTGCCCGTTCCGTGCAGGCGGGGGCGGGGCGTAA
- the aqpZ gene encoding aquaporin Z has protein sequence MQMAANGMKKYAAEMFGTFALVLIGVGSAVLAGSVVGNLGVALAFGLALLAMVYAIGDVSGCHINPAVTVGVLTAGKMPAREALIYIVAQCIGAIIAAGVILAIAVGNPSYSLAVDGLGQNGYGALSPGGYSLASGFLVEVVMTLLFVFVILAVTGIEELKTFAALPIGLALSMVHIVMIPVTNASVNPARSLGPAVFVGGEALMQLWLFWVAPIIGAVLAAVLWRYVLVTGITRPVAVAKPAKTER, from the coding sequence ATGCAAATGGCTGCAAATGGGATGAAAAAGTACGCTGCTGAAATGTTCGGGACCTTTGCACTGGTGCTTATCGGGGTCGGAAGTGCAGTTCTCGCTGGGTCGGTGGTCGGAAATCTCGGTGTAGCATTGGCTTTTGGACTTGCTCTTCTTGCGATGGTCTATGCCATCGGTGACGTTTCCGGGTGCCACATCAATCCCGCTGTCACCGTGGGAGTGCTGACGGCGGGCAAGATGCCAGCGCGGGAAGCGCTCATCTACATCGTTGCCCAGTGCATCGGGGCCATCATCGCTGCTGGAGTGATTCTTGCCATTGCGGTGGGAAACCCATCCTACTCGCTCGCCGTGGACGGGCTCGGTCAGAACGGATACGGTGCATTGTCGCCGGGCGGCTATTCGCTTGCATCCGGGTTCCTGGTTGAGGTGGTGATGACGCTCCTGTTTGTCTTCGTGATCCTGGCTGTGACCGGCATTGAGGAACTGAAGACATTTGCCGCTCTGCCCATTGGCCTGGCGCTGTCGATGGTGCATATCGTCATGATTCCGGTGACCAACGCTTCCGTCAACCCGGCGCGGAGCCTGGGGCCAGCAGTCTTTGTCGGCGGCGAAGCGCTCATGCAGCTCTGGCTCTTCTGGGTCGCACCCATCATCGGCGCCGTCCTGGCCGCTGTCCTCTGGCGTTACGTCCTGGTGACCGGAATTACCCGTCCGGTCGCTGTGGCGAAGCCTGCAAAAACTGAACGCTAG